The Yersinia intermedia genome window below encodes:
- a CDS encoding chemotaxis protein, which yields MDNFQKEIEERTNLTSSNRFELLLFRLGVSQEEEEKSELFGINVFKLREIVPMPTLTKAAGMASPMMGIANIRGEIIPVIDLPSIVGCVPKTGLNILLVTEYARSTQAFAVESVDDIVRLEWSQVLAADAGVKSRNITSIARLDNDSASNRLALVLDVEQILYDIIPANRNVQIDTEKTKAFQLKPGSVAIVAEDSKVARSMLEQGLNMMNIPAVMHITGLEAWNKIKKMADEARAEGVPISDKIAFVLTDLEMPEMDGFTLTLNIKRDEFLKNIPVIIHSSLSGSANEDHVRKVGADAYVAKFEVNELEAAIHSALDSKKAINA from the coding sequence ATGGATAATTTTCAAAAAGAGATTGAAGAGAGAACAAATCTCACCTCATCAAACCGATTTGAACTTTTGCTGTTCCGACTGGGGGTATCTCAAGAAGAAGAAGAGAAATCCGAATTATTCGGCATCAACGTGTTCAAATTGCGTGAAATTGTACCTATGCCTACGTTGACCAAAGCAGCGGGTATGGCATCGCCAATGATGGGTATCGCGAATATTCGCGGAGAAATCATCCCAGTGATTGATCTCCCGTCTATCGTCGGTTGCGTGCCAAAAACCGGATTAAATATCCTGCTGGTGACTGAGTACGCGCGGAGTACACAGGCTTTCGCCGTGGAGTCCGTTGACGATATCGTGCGCCTTGAATGGAGCCAGGTACTGGCCGCCGACGCAGGTGTTAAAAGCCGCAATATTACCAGTATCGCGCGTTTGGATAACGACTCTGCGAGCAACCGACTGGCGCTGGTACTGGATGTCGAACAGATTCTATATGACATTATTCCCGCGAATCGCAATGTTCAAATCGACACTGAGAAAACCAAGGCATTTCAACTTAAGCCAGGTTCAGTCGCGATTGTGGCTGAGGATTCTAAGGTGGCGCGTTCGATGCTTGAACAGGGCCTGAATATGATGAATATCCCTGCCGTGATGCATATCACTGGTCTGGAAGCGTGGAATAAGATCAAGAAAATGGCCGATGAGGCACGAGCCGAAGGGGTACCTATCTCGGATAAAATCGCCTTTGTCTTAACCGATTTAGAAATGCCGGAGATGGACGGTTTTACCTTGACGCTGAATATAAAACGCGATGAGTTTTTGAAAAATATTCCGGTGATAATCCATTCGTCATTATCGGGTAGTGCCAATGAAGACCATGTCCGCAAGGTAGGGGCAGATGCTTATGTGGCAAAATTTGAAGTCAATGAATTAGAAGCCGCTATTCACAGCGCTCTGGATTCAAAGAAAGCGATAAACGCGTAA